The Argiope bruennichi chromosome 9, qqArgBrue1.1, whole genome shotgun sequence nucleotide sequence AAACTGAGACCTGCAAGACAATGTGCAGTGTGCTGCTCGAATGCTGCATTCATAGAGTGCAATTTGGCACATCACTGCTATTTAAACTcgcaaaataataaaacagctCAAAGCTAAATTTCAAGCCATAACACtttttcaattcataattaaggaaacaattaatGAAGTCTGAAATTATTCAAGTAATGacttaagaattattgaaatgttGCAAGTATCCTTGATAAGTTATTATTTGAATAACTTACCTACACACTACAAGCATTTATGTACCCAAACAAATACAATATCTTGCACAAAAGATATGGTCCGTATTGTCTGGGATATAGTAACTTAATTTTACTTAAGCCAAGAATTAATCATTCATTCTATTAAATGAAAGATTAACCaacatgaaaatcaaattaacaaTTCATTTGAATACAATATGTTTACAATTGATAAGAAATACAGTGGAATCTTGCAAACAAACATAATTCGTtcccaaatttttgtttcgtaaTAAGAAATAACCAGAATTTTACCCTGTTAGGAAACCATAGTAAAATAGAAGGATGCCTTCCTTTCTGGAAAAATACTCAAacgtgcaatttttttatttacaaataatgctttctttaaaataaaaattgtcccAAGACAATTGTCTTTAgctatgctttaaaattttatgaaaagataattatcattaaatgaatttaatgtgcGAGTAGCTATTGCCTCACACCAGCAATGTAACAATTTCTTAGgctttcagcatctcccttatttTACAGGAAGCTCTTGTGTATTTTTTCATCGCCTTTAGAGctttttgcaattaaatagaATGGAGTTATATGAGCTATTTGATCCTGGTTATATTTTATTACCAGCTCAGATGTTGCTTCTATCAACAACTAACTCCGTAATCTTGGTCAaagacaaaatttcattacaaccCAAAAGGCATCTGCTCAAACCTTTAAAGCTGATGGAAAGTTTTTCCCTCCCCAAACAGGTACATAGCGTACACTGTTCCTGCATGTAATGTTAAGATGTATTGTCACTTGTTTTCTGAATCTTACATTTTGGTCTGTTCATTACACAAGATTCGACTGTAACTAAAagattaagatttgaaaaattagatGCGAGAATTATTAAATCTTGTATGCAAGATTTACTAACATTTATACTTAAATCGCTTAGCATATTTTCACCACAAAAATCTTGACTACACACATTTATAACTAGCATCGatctctcaattaaaaaaaatgctgcatgtcacataatacatacaaatataagaaatttaaatgttgcAAGTATCCTTGATAACTTACCTACACACTACAAGCTTTCATATACCCAAACAAAACGATACCTTACTCATAAGATATGATCTGTATTGCTTGGGAttaactaattatataaaaatagaacacCAAACACATCAGAACATTATTCTGATCTAAATTAGCTGTTAAATGATAAACAGAACGAAGCAATAAACTTTTCAATACTTGAACAGTATAATCCGATTTTCTAATCAACattcacttataaatttaaaaaattaagaactgtaaaatcaaacttgcaaaaattaaatcaatgacaATTTATTCACAATCTATTTGAAatcacaaacatatatatatatatgtaatgatattttaaactttaatttcaacttaatttctaagatcttatcttaatttagcccatagtaacttcattctaaaatattctcttattttatgaTCCAATtacactttctctacttaattcaagagaagctttataaaattgctgaatcggctaaatgCCAATActttttcacacgctcggcgtgaaggggtaaaaaatgtccataagcacattctttcttaaaagatccctgtgtttcccttacatgtgattgacatgcatcagaatCTTAAtgtattagcactatgaagaaatatttttcctatcaaaatctaaggttatataatgCGAGGGTTAATTTATTTCGGTCCTTTTCCCCCACTTACTgcactgtggcggacgtcttgtccgtgtatctgcttgtaaataattatgctttcccgatggactaaaaagaattgaataagataaaaagtcttcactgtcttcaaactgcattctgtttcacataaaataatgttacatattaaagatATCTGCACccttgaatttttattacataaagatTTTTAACCAACCAAGATATCcaattctataaagaaaaaacaaatatatcgaaattttgtatgcaatgacctaatcaatataaatttcttagttacttgataaaaaaaatatgaataatttttcacgATTTATACTAGACTATATAACACAGGAACCATATAACTTACCAGGGACACCTCTACAAAATCTTGATTTGGGATAAGGTTTGTTTTTACAGTACCGATAActaaaagaaagggaaaaaaatagtaaACTAGAATCCATAATCtgcatgaatatatattaaattttttgattagtACAAAGACAACTGTGCAGCTTCTATACGTGACATGTTATTAAAAACTACTCTCGTTCCAAGACAGATTAAGCAATATTCTGATATTAATTCTACCAggcaataaaatttcaacttttaagatTGCTAAAAGAAaggcataaaaacaaattttggcaAATCATGAagtttataacaattattatacTGAAAATGCATACTACAATTAGCTCCTTTGTATTAACAAAATCGCACTAAACagaaatatatgcttatattaaCAGACCTAGCCataagttacataaaaaaaaatttcgcagcCATTTTATTAACACCACATGAAATTACAGATATACAATTTAAGAAAACTGCAAATTAAGTTAATaagtcagaattaaaaaaaaaaaaaaatgaaacattagagAATCTTTCATAAAAGCTAATTAAAGGAAAATGAGTTTACTTACCATCTTGCTGGGCGACGACCCATGTttctacaaaatacaaatatttgataaatataggGATTCACTAATACAATTTTGCATTTAAGAAGAATGAAGAAGAGAATATAATGAAAGATGAAAACAGATTGAAAATTCGCTTACCTTCAATTCCACGCAAGCGGTATGAACCCCAAGCACAACGTTAATATTTCGTCAACCCTTCGAAAGATTAAATGGATAATGTTGCCaacagaagtatttaaatattgacagtTTCTGAACAACTATTCAatcacaaaacatattttttgaaaattataattatgctcTTTTGCATCCTtttatctcataattttaaatattttctcaatctTTTGAAACAAAAAGGAAGTGAATTATTCCCAACTAGAAAgaaattacagaaagaaaaattctcacactgaaatttaatagaatcaaattttttttgaatatctcctatcaatttttttttatatttttgatactttattttatgtttatcgatttcaattaactttaatctgatataaaaataaatttaaacataggCAGTTTGACTTCCATTCCCAAAAGTTTCGGTTCGTAAATAACTGCCAACTGCAGCAATTTGGTTTTGATTACATTCTAAAACGACGCCAGATGAAATTGACAGTTCAGTCGAAAGAGTCtagtctttaaaatttttgctattaCATTTACAATTCTACTTTGaagtaaagcaaaaatatatctaatctgttttaaataatgttttaaaatctaatgttttaaaattttttattccgaATATGTCGAAAAAAGGGAAAGGTGAGATTGaccttttttttcattctgtgaaagattttctatatttttttcttgaatttttatttaacagaatgtGGTTGTCAGTTCTGTTAGTAAATGGAATtggaatttcaatttcatatgaaTCTTTTGAGTACTatcaattgctttattttaaataaaacatgaaaaaaaaattcagccaaATTTTTACTGATTGTTTTCAAGATGGATCCCGCCGTCTTGAAAGTTGattaaatagtatataaaatttaactttttttaattaaaaaatttaaataaataaaaaataatcttgtatAAAATTTAACTCTCGATTTCTACAAGTGAATCAAgagtttcaagaaataatttaagaaatttaaacaaacaaacaaacaaaaatttttaagacaatGTAACTGAAAGGTTATTTATTTCACTGCGGTCCTTTTATGCTCTATCTTTTTTGTGGATTTATGTTATTAATGTTAGTCATTTTTGTAATTGTGTCCCTTTTGGATTATAATAGacattttcagaagtttttttgtTTAGCAAGATTGTGCCCAACATTTCTTGCCTTTTGTAgaacattaatatttcttttttatatcatttttaatgtgTTTGCCTTTGCttcatctaatttaaaaattattgttatgtgAACCTAGTTTTGTTAAAATGGCTGTGGTGGTTAATAAATATACCCCCTtacatgaaaataacatttaatctttaaaatgggCAACTAAGGTggttgaaaagaatttaattttgaacaatttgcAACAGATTGTGATTGCATCATTATTTTAACCATTGCCTCATCCCTTAAGTGATTGCATCATTGTTTTAACCATTGCCTCATCCCTTAAGTGATTGCACCATAATAAGTAATAACAAAATCTagacatgatttatttttattggtcaTTGTAAAAAGCAATCGTATCTGAATATtgcagtaattaatttaaaaaagtttatacaaACAGTTTGCTTAGATCTATtctatgttattatttatattatgtaaagaaatagccataaacattatcagaaaaagtggaaattttgtcccaaaatatgtgaaaaaatatctatgatttatcttatatttgccataattaaaatcatttaattattcagctattcttattttcaaaggcaatttaatttaaaactattaaactgttttgtataataattaatgtttaaattttttcgatttaaaattgaagtgcattatttaatatttgttagtacatttaatatttactttaagttTTTACTCTATTTTCAGTAGCTTATGAGGATTTGATTTCTTAGAAGCAAATACATCTTGTTAatacttttttgaagaaataattatatgaattttagttGTAAATAAATGATACTTGAGCATTATGAAAGAGCAATCCTGCAAATCTCTTTGGTTTAGTAATTATGcctaaataaagtaaaataagtaataagaacaTTAAGTTGTTGAATATTAAAGCATAATACAAAAAGCAGAGAGAAAAAGACAtacttgttttcatttttcattaaatgtataaataaaatgaagcttaaggtaaatttctatttcagattgATTGAATATTCTACTTTGTTGAATTTGCTTCTTTAACTCTAGAgttattggaattaaatttttctaaattagaaatttctataaaaaaattatgtagatcAAGATGGTTCAagatttgaatgatatttaatattatgttatcaatattcatttttaaaatttaaattcaaattttttcagtaaCTGTTGTTGTAATACCAGTAAAACATTCTACAATCCATTTTATGCGAAGTATggtttttccacaattttttcagtttgaaaactataaaatgagTATCAAAATGAATATGCCAATGAATACTATCTTTTAGAAATGATTGGTTTATGAATTATacctataatattttcaaaatcctcACATCAAAAGTTGTGCTAGACAAGATCCATTAAGCCAAAATTCCAAgtaacttaaatgaaaatttttctatgaCTTGGTTGTGATTTTAATACAGTTTTGTGATCGGAAACATTGTTCACAAtgctgttttaataaatttgagatCTTTTCTTTGAAGAATTAACTACTCTTGTCAAAATAATGACTAGGAATTTTGAATGCCAAAGGACTAATAAATGCCTTATAAAACAATTGCAGgctaaaataaagtaatgttttctaattaatttcttttaattttataaatacaaaatcaaaataaagtaattgtaataaatttttgggCTCTTCTAGGCTATAATCCAATGGATTAGATAGTACTGAATTATTCAGTATGTCTGGATATCATTTGCACATCATGTCATATTGGTTAATTCCTTCTAACGGCTATTTTAGCCACATCTAAGTGTGCCAAACTCTCAGATTTTTGTCCTGTCTCAGATTTTGTTAGACTGGTGCAACTTCAATTgctaattttttccaattttttaataatgttatgcAAGATATTCTTTTTCATTGGACCTCATTATGGTGTTTTTACTGGCAGAATGTACTTAAtgctattgtaaaattttaacctttttagtacaaaaaaaaaaaaatgattagcagaattttatctttcaagaTCAGGATGATTCGTTAGTCAACCAGAAACTCTTACTTGAGCAGCACATCTGTACAATAAATAGAGAATATATGTGTTCTAACTTCATATATTctctttgcatttaatttttttattttatagtttagataagaatttgtattttcttcatcatttaattatgtttatttataattaaacaatcaTCCCATTTTGaaagaatgataaatttaaaatttgtcaaaaaaattactttttaggcattttataagtaaattttaccATCAATTCAATTCTTTTTGTGTACATATGTATATTACTGTTAAGGTGATTAACCGGttattattaatctatacttataataaagctcaatgtgtgtgtgtgtgtgttggcactctacaggccaggttatttgacatacagctaccaaatttggtacatgtataccttagtggtcgggaatgtgcacctggggtccctttttttgaaattttaattagatttttaattattaattaaaaactaactttcctgccaaaaaaatcttccattttccccaccgccaaatgagtaaggcttcagtttttttttctcccaacagtaatgaggctagggttaacatttttcggccgattatttcaaacgattctgtttattttcttaatgttttatgcatttaaaattaaacattattaattaatccatgtttcagattcattctgaagtacttttgaattaaaataacacagaataaagcaaattaaaaatgtataatctgcatagcgttaccccaactggcgtagaaaaattcacgcatttgcgttaccataattggcgaagaaaattcacgcatgcgcattgtgttctgattgttgacaaccattatcaacggatgatttaaattatttttcagttagttgcatgcttttgtaagtaaattgtatttatgttagttatatattttttgtaaatgcgtatagttttaagtacatcgttttttaagtagttttttttaacctgttttcaataatttaaattatttttaggttagttgcatgcttttgtaattaaattgtatttatgttagttatatatattttttgtatttgcttatagttttaagtacatcgttttttaagtagttttttaaacctgttttcgaccgattattttaaacaattcattttattttcttagtgtttgatgcatttaaaattaaacattgttaattaatcgatctgttaatgatgaatctcagaaaattttgtcgacaaattcttgagatattacataaattaagaaagatattctttagtgcccataaagtttaaacgctcagtgactctattattaatcatattatttaaaaaatgcttcgtttcagtaaaaaatattattatattaattgcagattaatcatttatactttaatttaaagcataaattctactagaggtaacagaaaattagagagatacatatcacgttatgactgaaggcctttataatattatgagtgaattatatgactatcaaaatttgaagttttaaaatatttttctgaagaatctattaaagttggaattgcgtaaaatattgaATGGTACGACCTGAGTTTAATTTAACCggcacaattttaaaaaatcaccaacaacggccttgcgaaatgttgaaaagcaaaggagcagatgttcaattatagtgcataataaagattgccagctttggcgcgttattgcAACTTGGCAAAGAagagggttaaactccggttcaacctatttaattattaaaatttaaaccaacattaagattggtaaaccggctggtcgccaaaggcggctagtaaataataattgaCCTTAACTTACATATATTGTAAATTGACAACAGTAATATTCATGGTGTAATTTGGTATAACATGTTGACATGGTGTAAATATTCATGTGTACATGGTCaaagaaaactcttttttttttagttttgacaaTAGTTGAAAATTAGTAGTAATTTAATTGGATTGATAAACTTTTAGTTTGTAAGTTAAGGCTTAAAATAGAGAAGTTGAATTACCTATATAATTACTATTAATCTTTctccaaaactttttaatttggatctttatataaataaaagttttcagtgTGAATGGTGTATGCTgtttaacatgaatttttaactttagcattagaattaaaatgacacaagaaaaaaaatgcttagttggaacatattttgaaaaacaacttttttcaagttcaaaaaattttataaatttttaaatgctgttcATAAATAAATCAGGGATAATAACGAGGCAGTTCTCGTATTAATCCAAAATCACTAAAGATTTCATATTTAACACAAAACCTATGCTTGCCATTGAAATATTATCGATCCATTTGTTCATTTATTGCATGCGattaatatatatgtacaaaaaagaatgttttatttgtaaagatTTCATATTTAACACAATACCTATGCTTgccaatgaaatattattaatccatttgttcatttattgcatgcggttaatatatatgtacaaaaaagaatgttttatttgtattttattatattagttaaaaaacataaaaattatttattttgacattttaaatgaaatttctatattaaataatgctgaaaattctgatttaattttgatataaaattttaattagtttatgaaTCACTTTTCACATAACATGGTAGTAGTTAATTTTTAGAagatctaattaattaaaaaattaattcacaactAATGTTTTTTactgattattaatatattaatacctGAGAAAGTAAAAGGCCATGGATTGCTgctatatgtaattttaaaattgagcaGGTGTAATGGGGTTAAAGTATTGTTAATAATTGTTATCTGAATTACTGTTTGTACAAATGAACAAAGGGGAGTGCTATtggtttatctttaaaatttattctcttataaaaaatttgttttgtatggATGTAGAAAAGTACACCaatcagaaaaattttacaagattcctttcaatatatgataattaaatcttagttgtatatagaaatagaaaaaccttttattgggaaaaaaaaaataaaatagaagagaTCTAGAAAAAATACTtgctaaaaaagaaagaaagaatgctTTATCTTTTTAATGCAGCATGCTGTAAATTCCTTCTGGATTCATCAGTGTTCTTTCTTAGttcttgattatttatatttttatctactccttatcatttttttcttatgctctttataatgtgtttttttttgttgtatatttttaaaaatatccttgtGAAGTAATGTTTTTTGATATGGCATGCTATTTTGTGTGTGATTTGTATTATTCTTTTGTGATAAGTTAAAATcttaatatagtttaatttattttttctttttattctatttgtaaatatgaaatttattctaagGAAGAGGACGGGGAAGAGGTAGAGGCACAAATTTAGATCTGCagttggaaaataatttgagggTTGAGCCTATTGTTGGCAAACAAGAAGCTTTTCCTTCTCTGCCACAGCATTCTAATGTAGGCATTGAAAAGGAGTCAACTTCTGGCAGCACAAGTGGTTCTTCCTCACCATTATCTGATGCAGCACATTCTGTTCCTGCAGGTACAGCTCTTatctaattgtaaaaaaatttagtctaaaatttttttttttactgcatgcCAATTTGAAGAGAGGGGGAATAGCATTTGATGACTGGACTGAAATCATTATAGGTATTATTTGTTACCATGTTGATAGTAAACAGTCTAAGCTAAAAACTGGATGCATTATAATGTAGCTgaatattagatttattaaaacttattttgtattattttatctaGAGTAATTGTCAGTTTATTTGTTTTAACAttgcatcattttaaagaattattattaccATTAAAACTTGGTATAGATTTGAGATTGCTGTCTTATTAAAATTGGGATTCAAAAGATATGATTATGACTAGCATTCTTATGGCTGATATCTGAACTGGACACTTttgtttaatgcaaaatttttatcttgtcttttaagattttatgaaacaatttttacagGGCTTGCTATTTCAGAACCTTCAGCTGAaagcaaaaatatgtatttggatATGAaacaaactaatatttaaattacagctatatttttgttaaaaaaatgatattttatcatcttaattaaatttgtttgccAACaagttgtaattaatatttttagattaattcgTTTCAGtaatttgtgattaaatattttctaaaagttttttgtttgttcttgtaagatattttcttttcatttattgtgaaaaaattctaaactaaacATATTAATTCTTGTCTTTCAGTGCCATCTTCTTTATTatagaaggaaaattttatttctacagatTATATGATTATTGTATTGGTTATAGATTTAAATTGATTTCGTTATATAGATATTGAGACTTGATTAGTAAGGCAATGAGATTTTAAAATCCCTTGTCTTGATTGTTgttgcaaattatataaaaatgttaacataaagaaaaaaagttttgttgaaaattaatgagCAAAGAAAAAGCCTATGGCAGAAAGATATACTGAATACTTTTAGAGCATTAAAGTTAATTGTATGAAGATTAATAATTGGTTGTAGAAGTTTAAAACtaattgtcttatttaattttttattgtatttagatatattataattattcatatgaaaatagCTTTTATATTGTCTGTCCAGTGTACTTTCCTATTGGTTCctcatgaaattataaaattcaattgcaGTTAACTTGTTAGGTCAAAATCTCCTTGTTCTTTGGAattgaatttcaacatttgtcaCTTATGCTTTAACTTTCTATCTCAGGTAAAGGTAGAGGcaaaaaacaacaaaagaaaattccTGATGATGCATCTGAAGAAATAAAGAAGTTGCTTTTAGGAACAACGTTAAAAAAAGATGACACTGGTGCTTCTTTTAGTAAGAAGTCTACAAAGTTTGCTCCTAGACCTAATTATGGAACTGCTGGTCGATCGATACAGTTgattagtaattattttactcTGAAATTCAAGGCTGGAATTATTTACCATTATGATGTGGAAATTATCTCTCTAAATCAAGTTAAAAAGTATGGAAAACCAGTTAAAAAAACGACTGCTGCTGAAGCTGCAGAAGCCGGAATTCCTCGTCTTGAACATGAGATTGATAAAAATGTTGGAAAGGAGAAATGCAGAGATGTTTTTAATCAGTTTGtaaaaaacaaatcatttgaaaTCTACAATCCTGTATATGAtggagtaaaaaatatttatacttcaaaacCTTTACCCTTTGACAGCAAATCGAAATTTGTTATAGAAGTGGAAGTTAATCAGAAGCTGCGCTCATTTGAAGTAATTATCCAACCGGTCAGAAAAGAAAATGGCACTAATGctattgatttaaattctttactGAAAACTTATGAAGggcaaaatgaatttcttatggCTCTGAATTCTGTAATGAATCATCGAGAACCTGACTGTTCTCAAATTCATTTGGGACagacttttttttatctcagtcaaccaaataaaatttctcttggtgAAGGTCTGGAAATCTGGTTTGGTTATAATCAGCATATCCACATAACTAATGATGGTCCTGCTGTTGTAATCAACTTGGCAGCAAAAGCGTTTCATAAAGCAGGACCTGTTGTAGATTACATAAGCGATGTTTTGAGACGAGATATCACTCAAGGCAGTGCTATCCAACAGTATGAAATTAGAAAGATTGAGGAAGCtatgaaaggattaaaaattgaagttacaCATCTTCCTTATCGCAGGAAGTATGTTGTTCAAGGAATATCAAAGTTATCAGCAGaagatttgaaaatgaattttgatggAAAAGAAATATCAGTAGCACATTATTTTCAGACAAAATATGGTAAACTGAGATATCCTTATTTACCGTGTTTATATATGAGAACAACCAATAATCAAACTTATATACCACTTGAAAACTGTTCAGTAATGGAGGGACAGCCTAAAATGGGGAAACTTAGTGGACCATTGActtcaaaaatgattaaacaaaCAGCAGTGAATCCCACAGAGAGATTTCTGGCAATAGAGGGAAGTGCTAAAGTAGTGCGTAAAGAAAGTGGGAAACAAATGGAAAATTACAAACTATTTATGGATCTCGTACCTAAGAAAGTAGGAGGTCGAGTAATCAATTCTCCATCATTAATTTATCGTGATAATAGTTTTTGTAATCCTGACAATCGTGGAGTTTGGAGAATGGATGATAAAAGTTTATACAGAACCTCCAATGATGTTGCACCATGGATCTTGCTGTGTTTTTCAGAGAATACCAGAGATACTGCTCTTGATAGGTTTATTGATATATTTGTACGCACTGGAAGAAAAGTTGGACTTAATTTTGGCCAACctcttgaaataagaaattttcgcAGACAGGATACTGTTGAGAAAGCACTGATGAATGCCAAGAAGACAAATGCTAAATTTGCTATAATAGTTCTTTCAAGAAGAGATAATGCTCATAactatgatgaaattaaatttatagctgATTATAAGCTGTCATTTGTTACTCAATGCATAGAAGATAGTGTTTTGGGCAGAATTAATGAACAGATTGCAGTTAATAtctgtttgaaaattaatgtcAAATTGGGTGGTGTCAATCATGCTCTAAAAGATAAACCAAGAATTCTCTCCCGACCAATTATTATCTTAGGAGCTGATGCTGTACACTCCCCTCGTGGTTCTGGATGCCCCTCCATTGCTGCAGTAGTTGGAAGTATGGATGCTTTTCCCTCAAAATATAAAGTTGAATGCAGAACGCAAGACAATCCTGATGGCAGTAAAATCtcacaagaaattattttagatattaaagaaATGGTAAAGAATCTTCTTAATGCCTTTTATCACAGTACTAAAGGTAAATATCcagagaagataatttttttcagagatgGTGTAAGTGAAGGGCAGTTTCAAATAATTAGAGATAAAGAAGTCAGTGCGGTTCAGAAAGCATCACAAGATGTTATTGGCGTCATTGTTCcaattacatatataattgttCAAAAGAGACATCAAACTAGATTTCGACCATTTAATCCTAAAGATGGGATTGGCAGGGGAGGTAATGTTCCTCCTGGAACAACTGTTGATCAAGGTATCACTCATCCTgaactttttgattattttttgactaGTCATGAAGGAATACAAGGCACTAGTAAACCAGCACATTACACAGTT carries:
- the LOC129984080 gene encoding protein argonaute-2-like; amino-acid sequence: MSKKGKGRGRGRGRGTNLDLQLENNLRVEPIVGKQEAFPSLPQHSNVGIEKESTSGSTSGSSSPLSDAAHSVPAGKGRGKKQQKKIPDDASEEIKKLLLGTTLKKDDTGASFSKKSTKFAPRPNYGTAGRSIQLISNYFTLKFKAGIIYHYDVEIISLNQVKKYGKPVKKTTAAEAAEAGIPRLEHEIDKNVGKEKCRDVFNQFVKNKSFEIYNPVYDGVKNIYTSKPLPFDSKSKFVIEVEVNQKLRSFEVIIQPVRKENGTNAIDLNSLLKTYEGQNEFLMALNSVMNHREPDCSQIHLGQTFFYLSQPNKISLGEGLEIWFGYNQHIHITNDGPAVVINLAAKAFHKAGPVVDYISDVLRRDITQGSAIQQYEIRKIEEAMKGLKIEVTHLPYRRKYVVQGISKLSAEDLKMNFDGKEISVAHYFQTKYGKLRYPYLPCLYMRTTNNQTYIPLENCSVMEGQPKMGKLSGPLTSKMIKQTAVNPTERFLAIEGSAKVVRKESGKQMENYKLFMDLVPKKVGGRVINSPSLIYRDNSFCNPDNRGVWRMDDKSLYRTSNDVAPWILLCFSENTRDTALDRFIDIFVRTGRKVGLNFGQPLEIRNFRRQDTVEKALMNAKKTNAKFAIIVLSRRDNAHNYDEIKFIADYKLSFVTQCIEDSVLGRINEQIAVNICLKINVKLGGVNHALKDKPRILSRPIIILGADAVHSPRGSGCPSIAAVVGSMDAFPSKYKVECRTQDNPDGSKISQEIILDIKEMVKNLLNAFYHSTKGKYPEKIIFFRDGVSEGQFQIIRDKEVSAVQKASQDVIGVIVPITYIIVQKRHQTRFRPFNPKDGIGRGGNVPPGTTVDQGITHPELFDYFLTSHEGIQGTSKPAHYTVLHDDNNFDVDELQMLCYHLCFMYGKCNRSVSIPAPVMYADLACYRAKKYADFHINKEPPSYNSGSRLPDHVRRAIDSMGKYETSMFFI